aatttttccacTGGTTCCATTTATATATTCATGTCTCATAATTTGTCACCAAACTATTAACACCATACAATAATAATACTTTCCTTCAAACACACTTCATTACAAAAATCTACTCAAATTCCTCAACTACACACAAATCATCAACACAATGTTTTCTCTCACAATCAAGAGCTTCACAAACTATACACGATTCTCACCAGGCAAATAAGAAACAGATCCACCATCAACATTGCTTTTCTTCCTCTGAAAGATACCACTAATATTAGGCAACACTGTTTTCTTCGAAACCGATATCTTCTCTTTATCTAACTTCCTCACTTCCACTGTTGTATGAGGAGGAGGGACATTCTGCTTTTGAATCCTATAATGCTGAGGAGATGATTCTGATGACAATGATATCTGTGTTTCGGCCAGTATCCGAGCTGCAGCTTCGGCTGCCTTTTTCTGTTCCCTCTCGCGCCACCTTCGAAGCTCACTCTCTACTGCCCTCTTTGCCGCTTCGGCCATCTCGGCCTTTTTCAAGGCCTCTTGTGTTGCAGTCTTCATATCCTCAATCTCCTTTTGAGTTGCTTccaactttttcaaaatttcattttcGCTAGCTTTCACAGCTTCAACCTGTGCTTTGGCCGCATCCACTTTCATGTCTGCTAATTTATCAGACTCCTCGACTTTCCGATTTAGTGACTCGAACTCCTCCGTTGAGAGTGTAATTGCAGCACCAGATTCCGATGACGTTGATGCACGCGCAGCACTTGTCCTTTCGGTTAGCACTGTAATCTGCTCGACAGCACTAGCTTCAGCCAATTTTGCTGCTTCTGCTTCTTCCATTGCTTCTTTAAGCTTCTTCTCTGCATCTTCTAATGCAAGCTTGGTAGCTTCGGCTTCCTTCTTTAACTCGGCTGTTTTGTTCCTCATATCTTCTGCTTCCCGTCGTGCTTCCTCAGTTTCAGATGTCAGCTGACTCAGTGTCAAGATCATTTCCTCGGATGCACCTCTAACCTTAGATTCTTCAGCAGAGCAGGCTTCAAGCTCAGCCTTGCTTTTGCGGAGTTTGACATGTAGATTCCCAACGATGGATTCGGTTTCGGactctttttccttcaattcAGCATGTTCTTTCTTTACATTCTCTAGTTCCACCTTCAGAGTCTCTACCAAGATTCTAAGAGAGTTTTCCTCGTCTACTACTTTATGCAGTGATTCTTTCGCACCGTCAAGCTCCGAAGTAACGGTTTTTACAGAGTCCAAGTCGGACGACCTTTTGTTTTCCATTTCTGATTGCAAAGTCGCAATTTCACTCATTGTCTCGGCCAACTGCACTTCAAGATTTTTTGTGAGCTCAGGATTGAATTCCTTTTTTAAAGCAAGTAATTTCTTTTTGGATTGTTCAAGAGTAGCTTTGTATGATTGTCTAAGAGCGTCTTTCTCAGATAATGTCAATGCTTGCTGCCGCTGTGCTTCCACCGATGCAAGCTTTTCTTGCTCAATCGACTCTTTTACAGATAAAATTTCTTTGTATAGCTCAGATATTCTTTCCGTGTTTTCCTTCATTGCATGTTCAGCTTCTTCCGTTTGCTTGACAGCCAACACTCTTGCACCTGATGATGAATCATATTCCTGACGAGTTTTCCTCAGATCTTGCTTAGCAGCATCGAGTTCTGTCATGATAGATGCATACCTTTTAACTGCAGTTTCTAACTCTTCTTTCCAGGTCCCATTGATTCCATCCGAGTCACCATACTTTTGTGTTGCCTGAGATTTTGCAGCTTCTGTTGCCGTGATAGCCAACTCCCTAGACTCAGTAATAAGTTTTAGCTTTTGTGTCAAATCATCAACAGTCCTTTGAGCCCTTTCAAGCTCCACAAGAGCTTGAGCCTTGGTAGTTTCAGCGTTCTTTACTTGTTCCCTCAACTTGTTCAGCTCTTTTTCGGCTACATGAAGTTGCGTCTCCTTAGCCAAAACTCTCTAGTGAAAGAACAAATTTGAAAAGTTACAAAATGAAATAGACAAATGCATTCTAAGCTTGAAATAAAGAAATTAGAACATTGCCATAAGATAGCCTAGTTCAACGTTAAAAAGTTAGAAGAGCTTGTGTAATCTGAAGtctgaattaaaaaaaaaaacggtagcattttgttgattattattattagtggaaACCGAAACCATTTCCGTAAGCCAAACATTTCCATGTGTGTTATCCAATTAAAAGTAGATTCTTATGGTAACTGATTATTTACTACAGATGATATAGTTTACTTAATGTTATTACATGCAAGATGTAACATAGTTCATGAATTGATTGAAACAAGTAAGTCTTTCATATCCATGAGATATTCCCACTTAAATGGTCAACGCCACAACTTCTTGTAACCAAATCTACAAAAAACCTGAACAAATCTTGACAGTTATATTGGAAGCAAATCTTGACAGCATCGAGTTCTGTCATGAATCATGATAGATTGACAGAATCGAATTCTGTCATGATAGATTTGGTTACAAGATTTGAAAGATATATTGTTGAGACAACACGTAAATCTTGTTTCTAATTGTCATAGGCATTATTGCGCACAATTTTGTACAGAGTACATATGACTTTAAGAATATGATTCATCCTCCAAAGTACAAACCATTTACAACTTCAGATAATCTTGAAATAAAGGCTAGGcctaaatgcacttttggtccttTTTTAACGTAAACAGGTTTTTAGTCCCACTGTTTCGCAAGTTTCAGGAACTTGTGCCACAACCCAATTTGAGgcttattttttatgatgtgtcaTATTCATTAATGATTTGGAGTTGCATTTGATGATGTGACATTGTTGATTTTGACTAGAGACATCaattaaacagaaaaaaaagttgtaacatgttttcagGTCCAAAATAGCAATTCCGTAACATTAATGAAAATGACATGTCAAAAAAACAAGCCTCAAATTGGATTTTGTGGAAAAATCTTTAAACTTGTGAAACTGTTGGATTAAAATCCCGTATAAAGAAATGGAGGGGCTAAAATCAAGTTTCAGTTGAAACAAGGGGGTCGaaagtgcattaaagcctaAAGGCTATTATGCAGAAAGTAAACGGTGGATCACATGTCCACACAGATACAAGGAAGACATGATGGTGAATATTGAGAATGTTCATGCTACCTGGTTGAAACAAAACAGAATGTTGACATGGCAGTGAATGGAAAAGGAGGGGAAAGGTTACTGGAATGAGAATCTATATAGAAGGAGAAGGAAGAAAGAATGAGTTAGGCGAGTTAGGTTTTTCAGCCTTTGAGCAAAGAGGTTAGCAGAGATTTGAAGTCTGTGTTATCGTGTTTATTTCGGCTACTCTTCTAATTTTCGATAGAAGTTAACTAGGTAACTGCTCTAACACACTGCTAATACTTCATAAAGTTAGaattataacatttttcttatttaaggATTAGAACTTAGAATCGAAGTTTAAGCTATAGTTACCACATCATTAATGTTTACAGGATACATTGATTATGCAACTTTCATTGTTGTTTTACAACACCACAACGGATTTGTAGCCAAGAAAATGTACTAATACAAAAACTGACAATTACCTCGGCAGAATAAGCTTTTGGCTTCTTAAGGATAGGTCTTTCCCCAGAGAAAGCACCTTCACCAAATAGAGACACAGCATCTTTAACAGACTGAAAAGGTGGGCTGGTGTCAATCTCTCCAACCTCTGGCTTTGGACTCGGCGTTGGAGAGTCAGTAACACTTTGCCGAATTTTTGCGACCATCGTATTTTAGATCTTAATAGTAAGGACTTCAAAACCAACCTGTCATAAACATGTTAGAAGAAAGACAttaaactaaaactaaaaatattatcataaactaaaaatatcataaactaGTAATAAAACAATCACAAATTTCCGAAATATCTTTTTAAACATATAGTAAGAGAATAAACAATCACATTTTAAATTGGAATTTAGCATGAAAATTATTGCTGTGTAGTGTCAATACTCTTAACTCAAGATAGATATGATTGGAAGATCCTATATTCAATAATATTAGTGTTGCCccttaggttcattgaaaagtTTGAAACAGTTAGATTCTCTTTCAAATTAAGTACTTATTGACCTATCAATAGCTTAGTTTGGATTAATCTTACACACTCTCCATGATTCCAGAATCTTCCACAATTAATAATTTCAGGAGCTTTCAGCTTTGCAAGTAGGTtccaaaaatgtaaaaattacatgcaaaaatataccaaaatt
This portion of the Trifolium pratense cultivar HEN17-A07 linkage group LG3, ARS_RC_1.1, whole genome shotgun sequence genome encodes:
- the LOC123912893 gene encoding WEB family protein At5g55860-like, which gives rise to MVAKIRQSVTDSPTPSPKPEVGEIDTSPPFQSVKDAVSLFGEGAFSGERPILKKPKAYSAERVLAKETQLHVAEKELNKLREQVKNAETTKAQALVELERAQRTVDDLTQKLKLITESRELAITATEAAKSQATQKYGDSDGINGTWKEELETAVKRYASIMTELDAAKQDLRKTRQEYDSSSGARVLAVKQTEEAEHAMKENTERISELYKEILSVKESIEQEKLASVEAQRQQALTLSEKDALRQSYKATLEQSKKKLLALKKEFNPELTKNLEVQLAETMSEIATLQSEMENKRSSDLDSVKTVTSELDGAKESLHKVVDEENSLRILVETLKVELENVKKEHAELKEKESETESIVGNLHVKLRKSKAELEACSAEESKVRGASEEMILTLSQLTSETEEARREAEDMRNKTAELKKEAEATKLALEDAEKKLKEAMEEAEAAKLAEASAVEQITVLTERTSAARASTSSESGAAITLSTEEFESLNRKVEESDKLADMKVDAAKAQVEAVKASENEILKKLEATQKEIEDMKTATQEALKKAEMAEAAKRAVESELRRWREREQKKAAEAAARILAETQISLSSESSPQHYRIQKQNVPPPHTTVEVRKLDKEKISVSKKTVLPNISGIFQRKKSNVDGGSVSYLPGENRV